Proteins from a genomic interval of Pectinophora gossypiella chromosome 4, ilPecGoss1.1, whole genome shotgun sequence:
- the LOC126366298 gene encoding ubiquitin carboxyl-terminal hydrolase 8 translates to MAIIRDPINYDNTANYIASLAFICSISCTILMLKFRGFKASLNFASGKKLNSEFSEDVSPVSVTGAYRLSRNEFFESGSLREPHKTISPSMVKLPPVFQPDPTDPDVIKSKSTSNLAQPANVPTHLSKSTPNISTDPKGGKNNDRNSTDIRKPNTKEAKNQEKQQKKLEKQRLVEQKKQEKIEAQERAKQEKLQKERAKVEAQERAKQEKLVKEREKAEAQRRAKEAKGQKQKNKTKPVTKTKANNPLARGPDAASGTSPYTTNTLDSSISKTSGPPPYSDDQPPIQASNPSMVQNANDDTGNTSFGKPIETDNTWDMIAQHRQQINRVPVSGGVKQAIDAKQTGQRFYLTDNNAVTGRKSLYV, encoded by the exons ATGGCGATAATTAGGGACCCTATAAACT ACGATAATACAGCAAATTACATAGCATCTCTGGCATTTATCTGTAGTATATCCTGCACGATACTAATGCTGAAATTCAGGGGCTTCAAGGCATCGCTCAACTTTGCCTCGGGCAAGAAACTTAACTCAGAATTCTCAGAGGACGTGTCTCCTGTATCTGTGACGGGGGCCTATAGGCTGAGCAGAAATGAATTCTTTG AAAGTGGCAGCCTTAGAGAACCACATAAGACGATCTCACCATCTATGGTTAAGCTCCCACCAGTGTTTCAACCTGACCCGACAGACCCTGACGTCATCAAATCCAAAAGTACAAGCAACCTCGCTCAACCAGCGAACGTGCCGACACATTTGAGCAAAAGTACCCCAAATATATCCACCGACCCGAAAGGCGGAAAAAACAATGATAGAAATTCAACGGACATTAGAAAACCAAACACCAAAGAAGCAAAGAATCAAGAAAAACAACAGAAGAAGTTAGAGAAGCAACGGCTAGTTGAACAGAAGAAACAAGAGAAGATTGAAGCACAAGAGAGAGCTAAACAAGAAAAGTTGCAAAAAGAAAGAGCGAAGGTCGAAGCACAGGAGCGAGCGAAACAGGAAAAATTGGTGAAAGAGAGAGAAAAGGCAGAGGCACAGAGGCGAGCGAAAGAGGCGAAAGGACAGAAACAGAAGAATAAAACGAAACCCGTAACAAAAACTAAAGCTAATAACCCACTAGCAAGAGGCCCAGACGCTGCGTCGGGAACATCACCGTATACAACGAATACTCTTGATAGTTCTATCAGTAAAACTAGCGGCCCACCTCCGTATTCCGATGACCAACCTCCTATACAGGCTAGTAACCCTTCAATGGTTCAAAATGCGAATGATGACACTGGCAATACCAGTTTTGGTAAGCCTATAGAGACGGATAATACTTGGGATATGATAGCGCAGCACAGACAACAGATAAACAGAGTTCCGGTGTCCGGCGGGGTCAAGCAAGCGATAGACGCGAAGCAGACGGGACAACGGTTCTACCTAACAGACAATAACGCTGTTACTGGACGTAAGTCGCTCTATGTATAG